Proteins from one Pelorhabdus rhamnosifermentans genomic window:
- a CDS encoding zinc-ribbon domain containing protein has product MAFEDKTLKCKDCGSDFIFTAGEQEFYAEKGFENEPARCRDCRIARKRNRDGGDYQAPQREMHEVVCAECGVVTQVPFKPRNDRPVYCRDCFNNHRG; this is encoded by the coding sequence ATGGCTTTCGAAGACAAGACGCTTAAATGCAAGGATTGTGGGTCTGATTTTATTTTCACCGCTGGCGAACAAGAGTTTTATGCAGAAAAAGGTTTTGAAAATGAACCAGCACGTTGCCGTGATTGTCGTATTGCACGGAAACGCAATCGTGATGGCGGAGATTATCAAGCTCCCCAACGTGAAATGCATGAAGTAGTTTGTGCTGAATGTGGCGTAGTCACACAAGTACCTTTTAAGCCGCGTAATGATCGTCCGGTATATTGCCGTGACTGTTTTAACAATCATAGAGGCTAA
- a CDS encoding basic amino acid ABC transporter substrate-binding protein has protein sequence MLKCKKWIAFGLTLMVSVMLGGCGGQSANSKVLKVGMDAAFAPFEFQDDKSNEYAGFDVDLMKAIGKQLGMEVQFQNIGFDGLIPALDSNNIDVIASGMTIKEERKSKVTFSQPYFKSGLSILVKGDNQTIHSFKDLEGKKIAVQIGSSSADLAKKIANAQVREFNTPPDAFMELKSGGVEAVINDLPVNQDYINHAPSNEVKIVGDLLQAEDYGLAVAKKNTELAKKIDDALSTLKQNGEYDKIYQKWFGAKK, from the coding sequence ATGTTAAAGTGTAAGAAGTGGATTGCCTTCGGGTTAACCTTGATGGTGTCTGTTATGTTAGGCGGGTGCGGTGGTCAGTCAGCGAATTCCAAAGTTTTGAAAGTGGGGATGGATGCTGCTTTTGCACCTTTCGAATTTCAAGATGACAAAAGTAATGAGTATGCAGGCTTCGATGTGGATTTAATGAAGGCCATTGGCAAACAGCTTGGCATGGAAGTACAATTCCAAAATATTGGTTTTGATGGACTTATTCCTGCTTTGGATTCGAATAATATTGATGTCATTGCCTCAGGGATGACGATTAAAGAAGAGCGGAAAAGTAAGGTGACTTTTTCGCAGCCTTATTTTAAATCGGGTCTATCGATTTTGGTGAAGGGCGATAATCAGACAATTCATTCCTTTAAAGATTTAGAAGGTAAAAAGATTGCAGTGCAAATTGGCAGTTCGAGTGCCGATCTTGCTAAGAAGATTGCGAATGCCCAAGTTCGTGAATTTAATACACCGCCTGATGCTTTCATGGAATTAAAAAGCGGTGGTGTAGAAGCGGTCATCAATGATTTACCAGTCAATCAGGATTATATCAATCATGCGCCAAGCAATGAAGTAAAAATAGTGGGTGATTTGCTGCAAGCCGAAGATTATGGTTTGGCTGTGGCTAAGAAGAATACGGAACTGGCGAAAAAGATTGATGATGCCTTAAGTACGTTAAAGCAAAATGGCGAATATGATAAAATTTATCAAAAATGGTTCGGTGCGAAAAAATAA